From the Desulfovibrio sp. JY genome, one window contains:
- a CDS encoding MoaD/ThiS family protein: MPIEIKCYATLADRAPADAAAFPVAPGETVLEVLTRLSIAEEDVKIVFVNGVISPLDRPLVDGDRVGVFPAVGGG; this comes from the coding sequence ATGCCCATCGAGATCAAATGCTACGCCACGCTGGCGGATCGCGCCCCGGCCGACGCGGCCGCCTTTCCCGTCGCGCCCGGTGAAACCGTGCTGGAAGTTCTCACGCGGCTCTCCATTGCCGAGGAGGACGTCAAAATCGTTTTCGTCAACGGCGTCATCTCGCCCCTGGACCGCCCCCTGGTCGATGGCGACCGGGTCGGCGTGTTCCCGGCGGTCGGCGGCGGCTGA
- a CDS encoding HesA/MoeB/ThiF family protein, producing MESEAMFLERYGRHIVLPEIGLEGQRKIMQGKVLVIGAGGLGSPVAYYLAAAGVGVLGIVDCDVVDRSNLQRQILHTTEDIGRPKVISAKEKLNKLNPDICVRTYETQVDASNIGEIIAPYDFVVDGVDNFQTKFLINDACILAGIPFSMGGVLQFVGQTMTVLPGKSACYRCVMGDVSKSAPTCAEKGLLGPVPGITGTIQATEVLKYLTGTGELLCDNLLIFDAKAMEFMKSPVRRNPDCRACGAHPESLVRKGGNGPQPS from the coding sequence ATGGAATCCGAAGCCATGTTTCTGGAGCGCTACGGCCGCCACATCGTCCTGCCGGAGATCGGCCTCGAGGGGCAGCGCAAAATCATGCAGGGGAAGGTGCTCGTCATCGGCGCGGGCGGCCTGGGATCACCCGTTGCCTATTACCTGGCCGCGGCCGGGGTCGGCGTGCTGGGTATCGTCGACTGCGATGTCGTGGACCGCTCCAACCTGCAGCGCCAGATTCTCCACACCACGGAGGATATCGGCAGACCCAAGGTTATTTCGGCCAAGGAAAAGCTCAACAAACTCAATCCCGACATTTGCGTGCGGACCTACGAGACGCAGGTCGATGCGTCGAATATCGGGGAGATCATCGCGCCCTATGATTTCGTCGTGGACGGCGTGGACAACTTCCAGACGAAATTTCTGATCAACGACGCCTGCATCCTGGCCGGCATCCCCTTTTCCATGGGCGGCGTGTTGCAGTTCGTCGGCCAGACCATGACCGTACTGCCCGGAAAAAGCGCCTGCTACCGGTGCGTCATGGGCGACGTGTCCAAAAGCGCGCCGACCTGCGCCGAAAAAGGCCTCCTCGGACCGGTGCCCGGCATAACGGGAACCATCCAGGCGACCGAAGTGTTGAAGTATCTCACCGGCACTGGGGAGCTCCTTTGCGACAACCTGCTCATTTTTGACGCAAAGGCCATGGAATTTATGAAGAGCCCTGTCCGGCGCAACCCGGATTGCCGCGCTTGCGGCGCACATCCCGAGAGCCTTGTCCGCAAGGGGGGCAACGGCCCACAACCGTCGTAA
- a CDS encoding MoaD/ThiS family protein produces MGLSKYFRDKNWTNPKIVTVTDEISGLELITRLGLAEDMVEVIFVNGKAFQPSSAVVCGGDRVALAPPGVPGPYRVLLGFKKMG; encoded by the coding sequence ATGGGACTATCCAAGTATTTTCGCGATAAAAACTGGACAAATCCAAAGATCGTGACTGTTACCGACGAGATCTCCGGCCTGGAATTGATCACCCGGCTGGGTCTTGCCGAAGACATGGTCGAGGTCATCTTCGTGAATGGAAAAGCCTTTCAACCGTCCTCGGCCGTTGTGTGCGGTGGCGACAGAGTCGCCTTGGCTCCTCCGGGTGTTCCCGGACCTTATCGCGTCTTGCTTGGTTTCAAGAAAATGGGATGA
- a CDS encoding aldehyde ferredoxin oxidoreductase, which translates to MPKFIRVDMKSKKVTTEECPEKYAGLAGRGLTSTFVANEVKASCHPLGHYNKLVFAPGYLTGTSAANSGRLSCGAKSPLTGGIKESNTGGTFGQKMSKMDIKAIVFEEIPAEDKFFVVKITMDGVSIEEAPAETINMGNYEAIKVLQEKYGAKVGVAIIGPAGEMRLTAANISFADPQSNIRSAGRGGLGAVMGSKKIKAIVIDDTGAGKVAIADVEAFKSASKRFTSALTTHPVTGQGLPKYGTNILVNILNEAGGLPTKNFRTGRNEWANDIGGETMAEVIESRGGKTTHGCHAGCVIRCSQHYHDKEGKYLTSGFEYETVWALGANACIDNLDMIAYADRECDDVGVDSIDVTVAVGVAMEGGVLPWGDAKGALELIKEIRKGTPMGRIMGSGAAAVGQMYGLSRVPVVKRQAIPAYDPRAVKGVGLTYATTPMGADHTAGYAVATNILKVGGFVDPLCKEGQVELSRNLQIATAAVDSTGMCLFIAFAILDIADGFNALIDMINARYGLSLTADDVVELGKSILRTERDFNKRAGLTSAQDRLPEFFEEECAPHNVTWDFTDEEIDSVLDF; encoded by the coding sequence ATGCCCAAGTTTATCAGAGTGGATATGAAGTCCAAAAAGGTCACCACCGAGGAATGCCCGGAAAAGTACGCCGGATTGGCTGGACGCGGTCTCACCTCCACGTTCGTGGCCAATGAAGTCAAGGCCTCGTGCCATCCGCTCGGCCATTACAACAAGCTCGTCTTCGCCCCCGGTTATCTGACCGGCACGAGCGCGGCCAACTCCGGCCGGCTTTCCTGCGGCGCGAAAAGCCCGCTCACCGGCGGCATCAAAGAGAGCAACACCGGTGGCACCTTTGGCCAGAAGATGTCCAAGATGGACATCAAGGCCATTGTTTTCGAGGAAATCCCGGCGGAAGACAAGTTCTTTGTCGTCAAGATCACGATGGATGGCGTGTCCATCGAAGAGGCCCCCGCCGAAACGATCAACATGGGCAACTACGAAGCCATCAAGGTCCTGCAGGAAAAATACGGGGCCAAGGTCGGTGTGGCCATCATCGGACCGGCCGGCGAAATGCGCCTGACGGCGGCCAACATCTCCTTCGCCGACCCCCAGAGCAACATCCGTAGCGCCGGACGCGGCGGCCTGGGCGCCGTCATGGGCTCCAAGAAGATCAAGGCCATCGTCATCGACGACACCGGCGCGGGCAAGGTCGCCATCGCCGATGTCGAGGCCTTCAAGAGCGCCTCCAAGCGTTTCACCTCCGCCTTGACCACCCACCCGGTCACCGGCCAGGGCCTGCCCAAGTACGGCACCAACATCCTGGTCAACATCCTCAACGAAGCCGGTGGCCTGCCCACCAAGAACTTCCGCACCGGCCGCAACGAGTGGGCCAACGACATCGGTGGCGAGACCATGGCGGAAGTGATCGAGTCCCGCGGCGGCAAGACCACCCACGGCTGCCATGCCGGTTGCGTCATCCGCTGCTCCCAGCACTATCATGACAAGGAAGGCAAGTACCTCACCAGCGGTTTCGAATACGAGACCGTCTGGGCGCTCGGCGCCAACGCCTGCATCGATAACCTGGACATGATCGCTTATGCCGACCGCGAATGCGATGACGTCGGCGTGGATTCCATCGACGTCACCGTGGCTGTCGGCGTGGCCATGGAAGGCGGCGTCCTCCCCTGGGGCGACGCCAAGGGCGCCCTCGAACTCATCAAGGAAATCCGCAAAGGCACGCCCATGGGCCGGATCATGGGCAGCGGCGCGGCGGCTGTCGGCCAGATGTACGGCCTCTCCCGGGTGCCCGTGGTCAAGCGCCAGGCCATCCCGGCCTACGACCCGCGCGCGGTCAAGGGCGTCGGCCTGACCTACGCCACCACCCCCATGGGCGCCGACCATACCGCCGGTTACGCCGTCGCCACCAACATCCTCAAGGTCGGCGGCTTCGTGGATCCGCTCTGCAAGGAAGGCCAGGTGGAGCTGTCCCGCAACCTGCAGATCGCCACCGCCGCCGTGGACAGCACCGGCATGTGCCTGTTCATCGCTTTCGCCATTCTGGACATCGCCGACGGGTTCAACGCGCTGATCGACATGATCAACGCGCGCTACGGCCTGTCCCTGACGGCGGACGACGTGGTCGAACTCGGCAAGAGCATCCTGCGCACCGAGCGTGACTTCAACAAGCGGGCCGGACTCACCAGCGCCCAGGACCGGCTGCCCGAGTTCTTCGAGGAAGAGTGCGCGCCCCACAACGTGACCTGGGACTTCACGGACGAGGAAATCGATTCGGTGCTCGACTTCTAG
- a CDS encoding N-acyl homoserine lactonase family protein encodes MSTFVIHPIVLGTKEFDKGMMTYQVDYGQPYTIPIYGWYLEGGDKRILVDTGEMRPVVSAAREAAIGGPIHTFAEGLARFGLTPGDIDVVVHTHLHNDHCENDSLCENAVFYVHEKELAHARNPHPLDYRYNEEYIEDVAEAGQIVTLSEDTEIAPGLRMVHTPAHTEGGMSVFVDTPAGSAVITGFCVIRENLFPPKSVTAREMEVIPPGTCLNSYDAYDIVRRIRDAADIVIPLHEPSFATGAPIGLK; translated from the coding sequence ATGAGCACATTCGTGATTCATCCCATCGTGTTGGGGACCAAGGAATTCGACAAGGGCATGATGACCTACCAGGTCGACTACGGGCAGCCCTACACCATTCCCATTTATGGCTGGTACCTGGAAGGGGGCGACAAGCGCATCCTGGTGGACACCGGGGAGATGCGGCCCGTGGTTTCCGCAGCCAGGGAGGCGGCCATCGGGGGACCGATCCATACCTTTGCCGAGGGATTGGCCCGCTTCGGCCTGACGCCCGGCGATATCGACGTGGTGGTGCACACCCATCTCCACAACGACCACTGCGAAAACGACAGCCTGTGCGAAAATGCCGTGTTCTACGTCCACGAAAAGGAATTGGCTCACGCCCGCAATCCGCATCCGCTCGATTACCGCTATAACGAGGAATACATCGAGGACGTGGCGGAAGCCGGGCAGATCGTGACCCTATCCGAGGATACGGAAATCGCACCCGGCCTGCGCATGGTCCATACCCCGGCCCATACGGAAGGCGGCATGTCCGTGTTCGTGGACACGCCGGCTGGCTCGGCCGTCATCACCGGCTTTTGCGTCATCCGGGAGAACCTTTTCCCGCCCAAATCGGTAACGGCCCGGGAAATGGAGGTCATCCCGCCCGGGACCTGCCTCAACAGCTACGACGCCTATGACATTGTGCGGCGGATTCGGGACGCGGCGGACATCGTCATCCCGCTTCATGAGCCGTCGTTTGCCACGGGCGCGCCCATCGGCCTGAAGTGA
- a CDS encoding peptidyl-prolyl cis-trans isomerase — MVAIGRRFWLRALVALCCVLAATLGGVGVVRAEGGNPMVKLTTSKGDIVIELDKEKAPITVENFLKYVKSGHYDGTVFHRVINGFMIQGGGMDKSMKERATEAPIQNEADNGLKNRAYTVAMARTADPHSATAQFFINVADNGFLDHTAKNPQGWGYAVFGKVVKGQDVVDAIKAVPTMTKGFHENVPVVPVIIEKAEVVSE; from the coding sequence ATGGTGGCAATTGGCCGGAGGTTTTGGCTGCGGGCGCTTGTGGCGCTGTGCTGCGTTCTGGCCGCAACCCTGGGCGGCGTGGGCGTCGTCCGGGCCGAGGGAGGTAACCCCATGGTCAAGTTGACAACCAGCAAGGGTGACATCGTCATCGAGCTGGACAAGGAAAAAGCCCCGATCACGGTTGAGAACTTTCTCAAGTACGTCAAATCGGGACATTATGACGGCACGGTCTTTCACCGTGTCATAAACGGCTTCATGATCCAGGGCGGCGGCATGGACAAGTCCATGAAGGAGCGTGCAACCGAGGCTCCGATCCAGAACGAGGCCGACAACGGGCTCAAGAACAGGGCCTATACCGTGGCCATGGCCCGCACGGCCGATCCGCATTCGGCCACGGCCCAGTTCTTCATCAACGTGGCCGACAACGGCTTTCTGGATCACACCGCCAAAAATCCGCAGGGCTGGGGCTATGCGGTGTTCGGCAAGGTGGTCAAAGGCCAGGACGTGGTGGACGCCATCAAGGCCGTGCCGACCATGACCAAGGGCTTCCACGAGAACGTGCCGGTGGTCCCGGTGATCATCGAAAAGGCCGAAGTGGTCAGCGAATAG
- a CDS encoding 4Fe-4S binding protein, translating into MTEHRKGQTRVVVYPDWCKGCGICAAFCPKQVLALGPDGKARVVNEEACVNCGFCEPHCPDFAIMVVPANGNGRQNGHKDDHTVQPPAQDACLGPEAPDAPAATVTKTDDKEGRP; encoded by the coding sequence ATGACCGAGCACAGGAAAGGACAAACCCGCGTCGTCGTCTATCCGGACTGGTGCAAAGGCTGCGGCATCTGTGCCGCATTTTGCCCGAAACAAGTACTCGCGCTCGGCCCTGATGGCAAGGCCAGGGTCGTCAACGAGGAAGCCTGCGTCAATTGCGGCTTTTGCGAGCCGCATTGCCCGGATTTCGCCATCATGGTGGTTCCCGCGAACGGCAACGGCCGTCAAAACGGCCACAAGGACGACCACACCGTCCAGCCCCCGGCGCAGGATGCCTGCCTGGGCCCCGAAGCGCCGGACGCGCCCGCCGCGACCGTAACCAAGACGGACGACAAGGAGGGCAGGCCGTGA
- a CDS encoding 2-oxoacid:acceptor oxidoreductase subunit alpha, which translates to MTQHLRKKRREAFVLGNEAVVEGALAAGCSFYAGYPITPSTEIMETMARRLPLAPDGVFIQMEDEIASMGAIIGASLAGRKAMTATSGPGFSLMQEQIGYAAMTETPLVIVDVMRGGASTGLPTSPGQGDVQQARWGAHGDHPIIVLSATDVPQCVEMTVAAFNFAEKYRTPVVLLLDEITAHTREKITLPEPGDFEIFSRLVPTMPPEWYKPYEETLRGVPPMPPVGSGYRFHVTGLTHDLLGFPTSRPEEVRALVERQFRKIDRFFQDVQLVEHVDTEDAEVLVVAYGCVARSARLAVKQARDVGVRAGLLVLNTLFPFPRAHVEKLMRTCRLVVVPELNVGQISREVKRVNEGYTAVRTINRIDGQIITPSQIFKEIA; encoded by the coding sequence GTGACGCAGCATCTTCGCAAAAAACGGCGCGAGGCCTTCGTGCTCGGCAACGAGGCCGTGGTCGAAGGGGCGCTGGCCGCCGGCTGCTCCTTTTACGCCGGCTATCCCATCACGCCGTCCACGGAAATCATGGAGACCATGGCCCGCCGGCTGCCGCTGGCGCCGGACGGCGTCTTTATCCAGATGGAGGACGAGATCGCCTCCATGGGAGCGATCATCGGCGCGTCGCTGGCCGGGCGCAAGGCCATGACCGCCACCTCCGGCCCCGGATTTTCGCTCATGCAGGAGCAGATCGGCTACGCCGCCATGACCGAGACGCCGCTGGTCATCGTCGACGTCATGCGCGGCGGCGCGAGCACGGGACTGCCCACCAGCCCCGGCCAGGGCGACGTGCAGCAGGCGCGCTGGGGCGCCCACGGCGATCACCCCATCATCGTGCTCTCGGCCACGGACGTGCCCCAGTGCGTGGAAATGACCGTGGCGGCCTTTAATTTCGCGGAGAAATACCGCACCCCGGTGGTGCTGCTTTTAGACGAAATCACCGCCCACACCCGCGAGAAGATCACGCTGCCGGAACCTGGCGATTTCGAGATCTTCTCCCGCCTGGTGCCGACCATGCCGCCGGAGTGGTACAAGCCCTATGAGGAGACCCTTCGCGGCGTGCCGCCCATGCCGCCGGTCGGCTCGGGCTACCGGTTCCACGTGACCGGGCTCACCCACGACCTGCTCGGGTTTCCGACCTCCCGGCCCGAGGAGGTGCGCGCCCTGGTCGAGCGGCAATTCCGCAAGATCGACCGTTTTTTTCAGGATGTGCAGCTTGTGGAACACGTGGACACGGAAGACGCCGAGGTGCTGGTCGTGGCCTACGGCTGCGTGGCCCGCTCGGCAAGGCTCGCCGTGAAGCAGGCCCGGGACGTGGGGGTCCGGGCCGGCCTGCTCGTGCTCAATACGCTTTTTCCCTTTCCAAGGGCCCATGTGGAAAAGCTCATGCGGACTTGCCGGCTGGTCGTGGTGCCGGAGCTCAACGTCGGCCAGATCTCCCGCGAGGTCAAACGGGTCAACGAGGGCTACACCGCCGTGCGCACGATAAACCGCATCGACGGCCAGATCATCACCCCGTCGCAGATATTCAAGGAGATCGCCTGA